From Pseudomonadota bacterium, one genomic window encodes:
- a CDS encoding nitronate monooxygenase yields MIKTRITELFGIKRPIVQGGMMWIAGAKLASAVANAGGIGFMAALAFPDAESLREEIKRCRKMTEKPFGINLTFLPTLRPPDYPAYIKVCIEEGVKFIETAGQNPEKYMDQIKSGGIKVVHKCTSVRHAVKAEKIGCDVISIDGFEAAGHPGEDDVTSLILIPLTRDAVSIPIIASGGFADGRGLVAALSLGADGINMGTRFVATKEAPVHENIKQALINHSELDTRLIMRSMRNTERVIHNTAADKVLEIENRGNMRIEDIVPYVSGLVGKEMQKCGDIEKGTLAAGQCMGFIRDIPTCKVLLDRIMKQAEEIVKDIGNKFLSST; encoded by the coding sequence ATGATAAAAACAAGAATAACCGAATTGTTTGGTATTAAACGACCAATTGTTCAGGGCGGAATGATGTGGATAGCAGGTGCAAAACTTGCATCTGCTGTTGCTAATGCCGGAGGAATAGGATTTATGGCGGCTCTTGCTTTTCCTGATGCCGAAAGCTTAAGAGAAGAAATAAAAAGATGTCGTAAAATGACAGAAAAACCCTTTGGAATTAATTTAACTTTTTTGCCTACATTGCGCCCGCCGGACTATCCGGCATATATTAAAGTATGTATAGAAGAAGGTGTAAAGTTTATAGAAACCGCCGGGCAGAATCCGGAAAAATATATGGATCAGATAAAATCAGGCGGCATCAAAGTTGTGCATAAATGTACTTCCGTAAGACATGCTGTAAAGGCCGAAAAAATCGGTTGTGATGTGATAAGCATTGACGGTTTTGAAGCGGCCGGACATCCGGGAGAAGATGATGTTACTTCATTGATTCTTATACCTCTTACAAGAGATGCTGTAAGTATTCCAATCATTGCATCCGGCGGCTTTGCAGATGGTCGCGGTCTTGTAGCAGCTCTTTCGCTTGGTGCTGATGGTATCAACATGGGTACGCGCTTTGTTGCAACAAAAGAAGCTCCGGTACACGAAAATATAAAACAAGCCTTAATAAATCACAGTGAGCTTGATACACGCCTTATCATGCGTTCTATGCGAAATACCGAAAGGGTTATTCATAATACTGCGGCAGATAAGGTTCTTGAAATAGAAAACCGTGGCAATATGCGTATTGAAGATATTGTTCCATATGTTTCAGGCCTTGTAGGAAAAGAGATGCAAAAATGCGGTGATATTGAAAAAGGAACTCTTGCGGCAGGTCAATGCATGGGATTTATACGTGATATTCCGACATGCAAAGTACTGTTGGATCGTATTATGAAGCAGGCAGAAGAAATAGTTAAAGATATTGGGAATAAATTTCTCAGTTCTACGTAA
- a CDS encoding NADH:flavin oxidoreductase: MAKLFEETQINGMTLANRFVRSATWEGMANDDGSVTPMLIDCMVDLVKGGVGLIISGHAYVQRVGKASFLQLGAYSDDLLPGLTDMADAVHKNGGKIVLQIAHAGFFARTDLTKVSALAASDMGNSSKVPHRVVSVSDIKQIITDFAEAANRAKKAGFDGVQIHTAHGYLLSQFLSPAFNSRIDEYGGSIENRSRILIDVLKSVRSVVGPDYPVMVKINVADFIENGLELKDSLKIGKMLESEGIDAVELSGGVLTGDKLSPSRKGINSEEKEAYFLNEAKAFREKISVPIILVGGNRSYQMADKIITEGAVDYISMCRPLIREPDLINRWKSGDIEKSACISDNRCFRPALTGKGLYCVSDKKQG; this comes from the coding sequence ATGGCAAAGCTTTTTGAAGAAACACAAATTAATGGAATGACTCTGGCCAACCGGTTTGTACGTTCAGCTACATGGGAAGGTATGGCAAATGATGACGGCAGTGTTACACCTATGCTTATAGATTGTATGGTTGATCTTGTAAAAGGGGGTGTCGGACTGATTATTTCCGGTCATGCATATGTCCAAAGGGTAGGGAAGGCAAGCTTTTTGCAACTCGGGGCTTATAGCGATGATTTACTTCCAGGCCTTACTGATATGGCTGATGCGGTGCATAAAAACGGTGGTAAAATTGTGTTACAGATTGCTCATGCAGGTTTTTTTGCCAGAACGGATTTAACCAAAGTTTCTGCTCTCGCTGCTTCAGATATGGGAAATTCTTCTAAAGTTCCTCACCGGGTTGTTTCCGTATCGGACATAAAACAAATTATAACAGATTTTGCCGAAGCTGCTAATAGAGCAAAGAAAGCAGGTTTTGACGGTGTTCAGATTCATACTGCTCACGGATATCTGTTAAGTCAGTTTTTATCGCCTGCTTTTAATAGTCGAATCGATGAATACGGAGGCAGTATTGAAAACAGATCAAGAATTTTAATAGATGTGCTCAAATCTGTAAGAAGTGTTGTAGGGCCGGATTATCCTGTAATGGTGAAAATCAATGTGGCTGATTTTATAGAAAATGGCCTTGAGCTTAAAGATTCACTTAAAATTGGAAAAATGCTGGAATCCGAAGGCATAGATGCCGTAGAGCTTAGCGGAGGAGTTTTGACCGGCGATAAGCTTAGCCCAAGTCGCAAAGGAATAAATTCTGAAGAAAAGGAAGCATATTTTTTGAATGAGGCAAAAGCTTTCAGAGAAAAAATATCAGTGCCAATTATTCTTGTAGGAGGAAATCGTTCTTATCAAATGGCTGATAAAATAATTACGGAAGGTGCTGTGGATTATATATCCATGTGTCGTCCTTTAATCAGAGAACCTGATCTTATTAACCGGTGGAAATCCGGAGATATTGAAAAATCCGCCTGTATTTCGGATAATAGGTGTTTTCGCCCGGCATTGACAGGAAAAGGCCTTTACTGTGTTAGTGATAAAAAACAGGGATGA
- a CDS encoding type II toxin-antitoxin system VapB family antitoxin — protein MRTNIDINDELLEEAFSVSQMRSKKDLIHEALLEYIKLKKRKDLTELAGTIEFYEGYSHKDLRKTRNDSC, from the coding sequence ATGAGAACTAATATTGATATTAACGATGAACTATTGGAAGAGGCTTTTTCGGTCAGCCAAATGAGGAGTAAAAAAGATTTAATTCATGAAGCTTTGCTGGAATATATTAAATTAAAAAAAAGAAAAGATCTTACCGAATTAGCCGGAACAATAGAATTTTATGAAGGATATAGCCATAAGGATTTGAGGAAGACAAGAAATGATTCTTGTTGA
- a CDS encoding PIN domain-containing protein, protein MILVDTSVWIHILRDKGGKMVQAFREKTASEIIVFSRFIQIELLQGAKDDFEWKRLDDYLSSQYYLEANENTWRHAARIYFELRKSGITVSSTIDCGIACIAMEAKALLLHRDHDFEKIAGIRPLANEFFDPLSTQN, encoded by the coding sequence ATGATTCTTGTTGATACCTCGGTCTGGATTCATATTCTTAGAGATAAAGGCGGCAAAATGGTGCAAGCCTTTCGTGAAAAAACAGCTTCAGAAATTATTGTGTTCAGTCGTTTTATTCAAATTGAATTGCTTCAGGGCGCAAAAGACGACTTTGAATGGAAACGCCTGGATGATTATTTATCAAGCCAGTATTATCTTGAAGCTAACGAAAATACTTGGAGGCATGCAGCAAGAATTTATTTTGAACTCCGAAAATCAGGCATTACTGTGAGCAGTACTATTGATTGCGGTATTGCCTGTATCGCAATGGAAGCAAAAGCTCTGTTACTGCACAGAGATCATGATTTTGAAAAAATTGCAGGAATAAGACCTCTTGCGAATGAGTTTTTTGATCCGCTGAGTACTCAAAATTAA